The Neospora caninum Liverpool complete genome, chromosome X genome includes a region encoding these proteins:
- a CDS encoding putative zinc finger (C3HC4 RING finger) protein codes for MATSLRVGFCVRLGQVHLRLGPWAYRIDLNNMVQQNTATRRMRHIRRSTRSAALWFWESTDGTATRYDPQVEASLEAAHCEWTEKAGGSPGGVSSPAASTASWSGRDGHCFVADLEKMTETCRATGAVRRICRCVLRPEHRLDEDMATSRKGTTLPSLRVGIDESGACRCAGNLRVADPEDLNAVLLPVEEVVDDVCAICLDPLEIPCLARRTTMAVTENSGDSEEPKEVVKLKNCSHMYHRECVLVYVSRADRGGFACPTCSTVQCTGNGPSPAGTMKWKIDQAPTLGGYSASGTIYVEYDIPRGIQSARHARPGSPFAGTRRFAYLPDTTEGREILSLLIHAFVKGHTFTVGTSLTTGRSDVVVWNGIHHKTNRSGASPRILPAVCAQEMHAFLLLPAAVLLLPLRSQGPAVYGYPDASYFDRVRAELEAKGVTRALLSSPDAAVCQLPSVSPEGNLIESGEDEGKPEAATVSARSGVPHTTREGASACEPGDCLSSSSSPKRRGDSRGGTSNGRRAMRGACCGLSTAAVRTPPVRRGQESVRTVTCRSVDETPASSLPQLQAPLDACMQSSENNEKRLTRNSGCSRSRRESREHVPSSARDDDGGRVGGRTEEARSASQGANTVGTGASLTHFGEMGEEGRKVNGLERKGLAELTEADKALKRCRSKDILSAQAENYQTHRGCGEPRETSKKPQ; via the exons ATGGCGACATCTCTTCGCGTGGGATTCTGTGTGCGCCTCGGCCAGGTGCACCTTCGACTGGGACCTTGGGCGTACCGCATCGACTTAAACAACATGGTCCAGCAAAACACTGCGAcccggcgcatgcgccacaTTCGGCGCAGTACGCGCAGCGCCGCACTCTGGTTCTGGGAAAGCACAGATGGAACTGCAACCAG ATACGACCCTCAAGTCGAGGCGTCTTTAGAAGCAGCGCACTGTGAGTGGACGGAGAAGGCTGGCGGGAGTCCCGGCGGCGTTTCGAGTCCAGCTGCCTCGACTGCATCCTGGTCAGGCAGAGACGGGCACTGTTTCGTCGCAGATCTGGAGAAGATGACCGAAACGTGTAGGGCGACAGGTGCAGTGAGGCGA ATTTGTCGGTGCGTCTTGAGACCGGAACATCGACTGGACGAAGACATGGCGACAAGCCGAAAAGGCACAACTCTACCGTCGCTGAGAGTGGGGATAGATGAAagtggcgcatgcaggtgtgCAGGCAACTTGCGAGTCGCCGATCCCGAGGATCTCAATGCGGTTCTTCTCCCCGTAGAAG AAGTCGTGGATGACGTGTGCGCCATCTGCCTGGACCCACTGGAGATTCCGTGTCTTGCCCGGAGGACGACGATGGCCGTGACGGAGAACTCTGGCGACTCTGAGGAGCCAAAGGAGGTTGTAAAACTGAAGAACTGCAGCCACATGTACCACCGGGAGTGCGTCCTCGTGTACGTTTCCCGAGCTGACCGAGGCGGGTTCGCGTGTCCCACATGCAGCACGGTGCAGTGTACAGGCAACGGGCCGTCGCCGGCAG GAACGATGAAGTGGAAAATCGACCAGGCGCCAACTCTCGGGGGCTACAGCGCCAGCGGAACCATATACGTGGAGTACGACATACCACGTGGCATTCAGTCTGCCAGGCACGCGCGGCCTGGGAGCCCGTTTGCGGGGACGCGTCGGTTTGCGTATTTGCCTGACACGACAGAAGGCCGCGAgattctctcgctcctcatCCATGCATTCGTGAAG ggtCACACCTTCACAGTTGGCACGAGCCTGACGACTGGTCGTTCCGACGTGGTCGTGTGGAATGGCATTCACCACAAAACAAACCGTTCAGGAG CCAGTCCTAGAATTCTGCCAGCAGTTTGCGCTCAGGAAATGCATGCCTTTCTGTTGCTGCCTGCTGCCGTGCTCCTGTTGCCCCTGCGGTCTCAAGGTCCCGCAGTGTATGGCTATCCGGACGCGTCCTATTTCGACCGCGTTCGAGCCGAGCTCGAGGCGAAGGGCGTGACTCGGGCACTTTTGTCTTCCCCTGACGCGGCCGTTTGTCAGCTGCCTTCTGTAAGCCCTGAGGGAAATCTGAtagagagcggcgaagacgaaggaaaacccGAGGCCGCGACAGTCAGTGCCCGCAGCGGCGTGCCTCACACCACCCGAGAAGGCGCAAGTGCCTGCGAGCCGGgggactgtctctcctcttccagTTCGCCGAAACGTCGAGGCGACTCGCGAGGTGGGACCTCAAATGGTCGGCGGGCGATGCGGGGGGCCTGCTGCGGATTGTCCACCGCTGCTGTCCGTACACCCCCCGTGAGACGCGGGCAGGAGTCCGTGAGGACGGTGACGTGCCGGTCCGTCGACGAGACGCCAGCTAGCAGCCTTCCACAGTTGCAGGCGCCACTtgacgcgtgcatgcagtccagCGAAAATAACGAGAAGCGCCTCACCCGCAATTCCGGATGTAGCCGCAGCCGGAGGGAGAGCCGGGAGCATGTGCCCTCGAGTGCAAGAGACGATGATGGGGGGAGAGTTGGTGGGCGTACCGAGGAAGCCCGTTCCGCGTCACAAGGCGCGAATACAGTGGGAACTGGGGCGTCGTTGACGCACTTTGGGGAGAtgggcgaggaaggcaggaaagTCAACGGgttggagagaaaaggccttGCTGAACTGACTGAGGCTGACAAGGCGCTCAAGAGATGTCGGTCGAAGGACATTCTCAGTGCCCAAGCAGAAAACTATCAAACACACAGAGGGTGCGGGGAACCTCGCGAGACGTCCAAAAAGCCACAATAA
- a CDS encoding putative adenosine/AMP deaminase domain containing protein → MAGIQVQTSSTSTPLQNGISSGAHEGDFLYRANCCCCCGHGVPVDLLLEYAKNIPKVELHVHVEGTLDLSLAREIGKKNGISVGDGSEDEKAMNEDGQGIAFGDLDSFLAAYFKREKVLCNREDFHKLVLRYFEKSAAQNVRHVELFFDLQSHTRRAPAIDVVQGIYDGCCEAEQRWGITSRRILCFVRNLPVEDHIRCVEETEPMLSMIDGFGLASSEKGNENYKFREVFDLVKKRGLPCVAHAGEEGPAQNIIDALVYNHAARIDHGSSSVENPDLLKHLVAHQIPLTVCPLSNVCLGVCRNVEEHPLLRCMPQCGLERNTPNGVAHREFQSQRERLRCEQLDRLKAAGQDQKNTSGVPEPVPFVAGQTGADAIALGPKRSTGSRLGVQFESLIDQGLQVTINSDDPAYFGGGMNDNFAAIIETCLLNEKGSTGSTEDDSNGGAPLRESLHWRLDTIKTVVLNSVFAAFLPLEKKQALAQEVEAFDADFRKKHRIGN, encoded by the exons ATGGCGGGGATTCAGGTTCAGACCTCATCGACTTCAACTCCGCTCCAAAATGGCATCTCTTCCGGAGCTCATGAGGGAGACTTTCTGTACCGGGCAAACTGCTGCTGTTGCTGCGGCCACGGTGTGCCTGTGGACTTGCTGCTCGAATACGCGAAGAACATCCCCAAGGTAGAGCTGCACGTCCATGTGGAGGGCACCCTGGACTTGAGCCTGGCGAGGGAAATtggaaagaagaacggcaTTTCCGTCGGCGATggaagcgaggacgaaaaggcAATGAACGAAGACGGACAAGGTATTGCGTTTGGAGATCTGGACTCCTTCCTGGCCGCATACTTTAAACGTGAGAAAGTCCTCTGCAACCGGGAAGACTTCCACAAACTCGTGCTGCGCTACTTTGAGAAGTCCGCGGCCCAGAATGTGCGGCACGTCGAGTTGTTCTTCGATCTTCAGTCACACACCAGGCGCGCCCCAGCAATTGACGTCGTCCAA GGTATCTATGACGGGTGCTGCGAGGCCGAGCAGCGCTGGGGTATCACTTCTCGCCGGATCCTCTGCTTCGTGCGCAATCTTCCTGTGGAAGACCACATTCGATGTGTTGAGGAG ACGGAGCCGATGTTGTCCATGATCGACGGCTTTGGACTGGCCTCGTCTGAGAAGGGAAATGAAAACTACAAATTTCGCGAGGTGTTCGACctggtgaagaagaggggacTTCCGTGCGTTGCACACGCAG gagaggaaggcccgGCCCAGAACATCATCGACGCCTTGGTGTACAATCACGCAGCGCGAATTGATCACGGCTCATCGTCGGTGGAAAATCCCGACTTGCTCAAGCACCTGGTGGCACATCAAATTCCGCTCACTGTATGCCCACTTTCAAACGTTTGTTTGGGCGTGTGTAGGAATGTCGAAGAGCATCCGCTCCTCCGGTGCATGCCACAGTGTGGTCTGGAGAGGAATACACCGAACGGCGTTGCCCACAGGGAATTTCAGAGCCAGAGGGAACGCCTTCGATGTGAACAACTGGACAGATTGAAGGCCGCTGGCCAGGATCAAAAAAATACCTCCGGGGTGCCTGAGCCTGTCCCGTTCGTGGCTGGTCAGACAGGAGCTGACGCGATTGCTCTTGGACCCAAAAGGTCGACGGGGAGTCGGCTCGGCGTTCAGTTTGAAAGCCTTATCGACCAAGGGCTTCAAGTCACGATCAACAGCGACGACCCGGCTTACTTTGGTGGCGGAATGAACGACAATTTTGCCGCCATTATCGAGACATGTCTGTTGAACGAGAAGGGCTCGACCGGATCAACGGAAGATGACTCCAACGGGGGTGCGCCCCTACGCGAAAGTCTCCACTGGAGACTTGATACGATAAAGACAGTCGTTTTGAACTCCGTGTTTGCTGCTTTCCTGCCTCTTGAAAAGAAGCAGGCACTGGCTCAGGAAGTCGAAGCTTTTGATGCTGACTTCAGGAAGAAACACCGCATCGGAAACTGA